ACCACCAATCAAGAGGTCATTACTATCAATGGTTTTCTCATtctattgtttaaattttttcaaaatctttattaaaagaaagtGGCAATTATGTGACTCTGTCGTTGCACCTTTTCTCAAGAGAACACATAGCAATCAATGCATCCCACAATTCACAGGGTTTTTCTCAAACCTCAAAAGAACAAATGTAATTTTCTACCATCAACATCGAGTGATTGGAGGAGCTTATCTTTATCAAATTGCTCAACATTTTCAGAAGTTCTTTGAATATTTCAAGAAATTTCACAAGTTTATTAAATTGTTAGTTATGACACTCTAACATATCAATGTTaacaatttctattttttttaaggaatcTTAAAATTGATAgtcttatattaaataaaaataaaaaaattaagtgatatataaaaattaaaaacccaTAAacattgaatattaaatttttatgttagaAATCATGTTAAGTCTTTTATATTGATAACtcatatatcaaatataatcaTTATCTCAGTTTATTATAGccataataattaatattagtattaGATTCAAATTTGTCTTTATGCTAATCAATGACAAGTACGTCTTATTTTGGTAAAAGCTCATGTGAAGAATATTCTTAAAAATCCAAATACGTAtgactttaaaattttatattaaatagaaataaaaaagttaactgacatataagaaaaataaatattcataggCATTAAACCTTAAAGTTTTATGTTGCAAATGATTTTAGTTTGTTAGAATCGGGTAGTGAAATATTAgcatatgaataaaaaattaagagatggtaaattagtttttttaataaaattgtgctttttaaaattttttcctttttataaatTGACTGTTCAATTTATAAGTTATtccttttaaataataataataaagacaaagaatataaaaaaaaaagatatttgcacatataattttatactagttcggatTAAAAGACCTTACAATTATTAATATATCTGAGAAGGAATtaacaaatcaataaaaataatcataatttacCATCACAAAGATGAATAACACGTTTATTGAATCACACAATAAATGAAAACATCTCATTTAAAAGACACAAAGGATGACAACTTTTTCTAAGTTTATTGAATCACACAATAAATGAAAACATCTCATTTAAAAGACACAAAGGATGACAACTTTTTctaacaacaacactcaatcacttAAGACACACTTCGTGAAAGTTCTTACTCTACTCTCACTAGATCTTACAAAATCTCTTTTCACAAAACACGAAGAGTTTCTTTGGCAACACAACTCTAAACCTCTgaaatgaaaagttatttttgaaactaagtttaagtaaaatatataaactcttatttttaaaaattaggttAAAAAACTGAAGAGTATGTTTGTATCTGTcactgataatcaattattttaagtgataattgattatcaaagaaatttttctaaaaaaaatatttattttatgtgataatcgattatcaaaaaaAACTTTTCCGAAAATCTGAAAttgtttgaataattaattaccatTTTAGTTAATATCGATTATCATAATGAAGTGATTTTGAACTTTAAGTGTTTTCTAAGTAAGTTTGTGTTAGACTGTTTTGTATCTCtctaaactaaattttatacacaaatatcaaatatgaaagacTTATTAGGAAAGCTTAAAACTAAACTATAAATTTTTCAATATCTTTTGAATTCTTAGATTTACTTTTATCATCGTTAAAATACtgtgattttctttctcttctcttttcatatatatatatatatatatatatatatatatatatatatatatatatatatatatatatatatatatatatatatttcataagtTGTTTTCATTAGGACATATTTGCTGACACTATCATAtaaattgtttgttttgttctttatcaaattgttttaatttataaagattTAATGTCATTCTatgatactaaaataaaattaaaatttgatggtTTTTTTCTAGAAAAGATTTTTTAGGAAGAAATTATTAGAGTCCAACTATATTaatatcacttttaaaaaaaagtcttaaaaGAATAGatttataaatcttatttattatataatatttaactttttcatttctattcaaTCCTTAAATTTATAACACTGACTaataaacaacacaaataaaaacaaacatttcATGTAATATTTTATCTGATCATAAATATAAGCAAAATGTTGTGctaatattaatttcaaatacaaataattGAGGTTTTATCTTCAATGAtcccccctttttttttatcaaatttgaagaaaagatAACTTAAGAAAAGTGATTACTTTTAACATAAAGTTAGTGCAATTAATGTTGTTAACTAACTTTTTTAATTAGCAtgattagtatttttttttctcatattcaAGACTAGAcaagtttttatatatagttataaattatgatttacTACAACCAAATTATAATCATTTATCCTTCACGCATGTTTATTATCAGATAACAGTCTTTTCTTCTGTACATGTAAATCAAGTATACAAAAGAGTcaaaaaatagtattattctcttcaaactttcacatttgttttattaatgcACGAGTGTGGTTACAAGTTCATTAAGATAATATACAATTCAACCGCTTTGGAATTTAAAAGATACtgtaaaaagttgaaaaaataatGGGATTATTGAATACATCTTAACAGTATTAGAAaaccatttttacaaaaatggaAATTTTCTATATTCAGGTAAAAGAGCGTTGAAAATTCAAGTGACTCTAAGTAACACATttgatagaaatgaaaaaataaaacaatatataactcattaatctattatattaaaattttgagtaaaaaataatatcaattctttatataattagtaattcaCAGAGAATTTCTTTCTCGATAAACTCAACCATGGACCTATAAATCATGTCACTCCTCCGTCTTTGCACCTAAAGTCTACACAGAACAGAACTTTTGGATATGCTTTGTCCTAAATTCTGGTAATTAATAATCCAGAAGATCCATCAAAAAACGACAGTGTTTAAAACAGTGAACTCTTGTAAATTTGTCGTTTAATgtgcataatttcatatcataCTATGCTAATattaacttttctttctttgacaCAATAATTAGTCTCAATTACAATCAATCACACAATTAGCTTCGTGGGGCTTTCTGGAAGGGATTGTGGGGTTGCAGATTATCAAACTTATTTTGGATGCTTATATATGGTGATACTTTGACAGCacaaaaatgttatataaactCTCAAACTTTTTCTGACATGACTATGCGATCAGTGTGAAAGAAGAGGTATAATCTTGTGAATATTCTACTTTTGATTACAGTAATTAGCTTGAATCTTGAGAATCACATAAAGTAACTGTTTAACGTATTCACCTAAATAACTCAAACGCTGCTTAATTTATAGTATTATTACGCAAATTGAGAGAATTAGGTGTAAAAAAGGTACTTTTATACTCACTGATAGTAATTTATCTAACTCAATTGGGTCCAGCCAGCACAAATTGAGATTAATGAATGGATGATGAGACAAAAGAGTGCCACTTTTCTTAATGTGATACTTTCCTTATTGGTTAAGTAACAAATTGGAGAACAATAGCCAGCTTCAACAGTATTGATTTTTTGCTTAACTGAAGCCTATTCTCATCTCTCCAAACCTAAGCAAAACCTGCACAAGTGAAACACCCAAAACATGCATTTTTCCCTaggatagaaaaagaaaaaggccAGAAATTTGATgggaattttcttttttaaggcTTTGTTCATTcgaatgaatttgagagagagtgattgaatggatttgagaggatttgaaggtaaattttgttgtttatttgagtggatttggaagtaagtgagagtggatttggaaataaagtttatgagaattagtgtaggatttgattgatgtgacaaattaaaaaaatttattctaaatccactctcacttacctctaaatccattcaaataaataacaaaaaagttaccttcaaatccattcaatcactctcctccaaattcattcaagtgaacaaaatgtaaggttaaaaacattatatacatatatgacatgattatattattgttGCTAAGTATATCTTAGTTGGAAAGACATGATACCAATGAGATATGAACTCAATCACATAAAGAATTAACATCATTTTTTACCTAAAATTTTAATGTGGGACTTCGActcatatttgaattttaattgtttttattgatcttaagataataatttttttatatatgtataatgtttaactttgttatttttatataatgtaagattttttttactctattagattattgtgaataaaaaaatagaggTGTTTTATTTTAGAGTAATGATACCAtgacatatttttacatttatttgacacataatataagaataagatagttataaaaatgtaaatatttgtattttttttgaagaaaggggaaaataaaaagtaaaaaaaaatagtatgaaatgaatataaaaaatttagttgtgaaaaagatatttttttttcttttatcttaattGATCGGGTGCTGAGCATGTTCCCTATATTGAGAGAAAGGAGGAAAAAGTAGAAGCCGTGGCAACAACTATAGAAACAAGCTTTAGATCCCTTGGAAGTGCGATGCTACTACCATATATACCTCCAAAAGGCCAAAATACGataaagcaaaagataaacagtTTTAACCAAGTAGAGAATCGCTTTGCAGAAGTGGATGAAGCATTATATgaagtaattatttattaacatgCATGAGAATTAGCAAAACCATTTACCAGCATGTAACTAGCCAGCAATGAAacatgaaaagagaaaaagaaaagctgcTACTTATAAAGATACTTTACACATATGATAGAGAGGGAAATGAAGATTTCAGGACCTACAAATTGCAGAGCATTACAAGGAAACCACAAAAGCTGTACTCTTAACAAGgttaaagaaaaaggaagcagAGACAAAGCATTGAACACCGTAGTTAATTTCTAATTTGGTTGAACATGTTACAAAATTTAAACTAGTTTTATCACTGATAAGTAATAAATAACACTAGTTATAGAAAGTACTTCACTGTCACATGATGGAGCAATATCCACCACCTCCGTactcatcctcatcatcatcatctgcaCCATAGTGCTTGATCGGATCAGACGGTGGAGGAGGTGGTGGCAGTCTAGAGTATGGAGTGGCGTAAGCATGCATGGGCATGATGGGTGCCCCGACATAATATGAAGCACTTGAGATAGGATATGCTGTGTTATAGCTTAATCCATAAGCTGGAGGAGCAGGAGGAGGTGAATAATACACATGTGGATAAGGGTAGGCATGCTGAATTGGAGGGTTAACAAGATCCTTCGCAGCCATTGAAGTCCCCAAATTTGAAGCCACCGATGCATCAACTTTACTAATTTCTCCATTCTTAGGAGGAACAGATGCAGAACCACCGTTTTCCccgttgttcttcttcttctttttctttttcttctttttgccaccttcaccaccaccaccaccaccaccaccaccacctccctCCTCACATTCATCACTGTGTTCTTCTTTCTCGGAATCTTCACCAACACCGGCACCATCTTTAGAACCCTCGTTTGAACCAGCATCAGCACCTGGTTCACCATTCTTTTGGTTTTCCTTCTCCTTGTTGATATCACCACCCTTACTGGATTTTCCCgactttttattatctttcttcTCAGCTGGTTTCTCTGGCCAAAGCTCCACTAGCCTCCCTGATCTTGAAAGCCTCTTGATGAGAGTCTCGGCGTCCACGTTACCAGTGACCGTAACCTTGTGCTGCAGAGAATCCACCTCTGTTTTATAAACCCCTATACCATTATAAACATATAATCagtatttcttttcttccaacacATCATTAGTTACTTCCATGTTAAGATAATCATTATATCATCAAGACCTACAAAGTTTGAAGATGAGATATATCTATATAATAAAAGGGATGCTGTATGTACAAAAGAAGTATTAAAGATACCATCAATTCCTTGAAGAATTTTCTTGACTCTCTTTTTGCAGCCTTCGCAGTGGATCAATACTTTGAGAACCCACGTCTGTAAAATGAATGGAGAAATTGGAAAtttggatgaagttgatgagaaGAAAAAGTGATAGATAGAGAGAAATAACTGGATATGCACATGCAAACTCAAAAGAGAAAATGATGAATCACCTGGTACTTGAGAGTTTCTCCATGAGGAGGTTCTTCTGCAGGCTTTGCTGCCATTTGGTAGGTTTGGTACCTTGGTGGAGTGGAAATCAAGGGATGAGGAAAGTTGATCTAAGTGGATGTGTCTATGTGTTTGTTGGTGCCCAAAGGAAGTAAGGAACATGCAGCAGGGGGGACTTAAATAAATCATCCTTCAGGGAAAGTCTTTCACACTCAAACATTCTTATCACATTATTTTcacatttatctttttcttagcctttaaaacattatattagaCATCTGATTAATTCAAATTAGATTAAATAttgcaatttttttctttaagatttgaACGTATAAGTATAACTAAACATTAATCAGTAGTTTAACAATGTTATGATAccgaataaaaataatatgtttatataaatttcggtagaataaattataatcgatttctaatataatattaaaaagtaaattttaaatttaattcaattttataaaataaaatttccatctcttgtatattataaattataaattggtcATGAGTATTTTCAACATACAGAACTTTAATGTATTATGTGGTAACCGAGACATTGTAATTGATATACTGATAATTTTTGGGTTAAATGTTACAGTGATGTCATTGATTGGCACTGGCCATTGTTTATTCAGTGAATCTAATCTAATGCGAAAATTTACTCAATGATAGAAATGTTGAAAAAATAACACTATCAAACactcatttatttattacaaaaaaaaaggaatcAGAGCACTCATTTCATTTGGTGCGGAAGCCATGTCACCTTTAACACAGGCAGAGATAAGCATTATGGTGATGACACATCAGCAAAGTCACGTGATTTTGTCACGTGATGCAGAAGGAGGATATTGTTCAGTACAGGTATATCATGTTTTCATGTGGGAAAAGTGGCGTCAAAGGAGGCAAAAATTCAAGTTGTGGAATATTTTATGATGGGATTAAGGTTGTGATAAGTTGGGTTGGTTTATTATACGTTTGAAGTTGTAAGGAGCAGAGTATGTAAAACAGATGTAGTGTGGTGTAGTGTAGGTGGTCCTTTGCATCATTTTTTTTACGTCTTATCTGTCATATCAGACGGTTTAAAGGGCTTCATCACTTTTAGTACCGCTCATTTTCTGATCCCAAAAGCAGAGCTCACTGGGACTGCAACCCACACGATAACGGGTCCACCACTCATTGTCTCCATGCTAGAAGCTTCACATAGCTAAGCTAACCACACCCTTAACCAAGATTACTCACTAGGGCtatcttagtttttttttttttatcaacttcaTAAGCAAAGTTAACATAAGATAACAAATTTTAACTCAAACTTTTGTAATGATTTATGTAACTAAGTGATCGAAATTATTTGGAACTTGTTCTCTGAAAAGATATAACATTATTATCTCATCCTACCTATAAAAGATTCacatgattaaatttttttttaagacaataaatatataagttttattttgttatatgatatttttattttatgtgaatTAGACtcataaacttatttaaatatactatGAATCAATGCAGGTCATTACTAGCAGTTGTCAAAGTAGTTTCAACTATAACTACTATGTTGACAACATTattacacaatttattttataatcaatacgttttttaaaaacaaaatcgtaacaaataataaaaatgaggTCTTAAAGTCGAATGAGAGATGAATTTTCCTTCTACTTATATCTCAACTTGAAAATTTATTCTGATACATAATAACAGTTTGTGTAAGAATCAAGACTAAAGATAATTTATGTAAAATCTTTCTCTTTCAACTATCTTATCTTAGAACACTTGAAATACTTAATAATACATTCTATTTTCTTTGCCTTTATTCAAGAGTTTCAAATGTccttatatataaattgataataGATAAAGCATTCAATCAATTATTTTAGTCATATTTATACTCGTACATTTTATAATGTTACCAAATCATATAATTTTCTATAAGTGAATTTCTCTTGgatttttattaacaattctACTTTCTagacatataattattttacaccTTAGAAAGATCATATAAGAATAATTacttttgagaaaatattttaaaggcaTGAACTGTTGAAGAAGGCAATCAGGAAAGTGTACGTCTTGTTCAGAGCATGGCCATTCGTTAGAGAATCtgaataaaagttttaaataccATCCAATAATTTCTACCACCCCATTCTCAGTTTCAGGCTCCATTTATCAATGTTTCCTACTCTTAGGCTTATACGTCTCATAGATTCAACGCATAATAATTACTTATAGCAACACAGTACCAGggttttcttccttcttccattaACTTTATGCTTATTTCAGTATGGATACAGAGCaaagaaataaagataaataatatagaattaaatatcaaaatttcattatttgctcaaaaagtcaaagaaacatttttctattataCTTTTAATCGATATAAAGGATAGTGACCCCACACAAACAAGCATTGCTATCAAAGACCAGAAGAATTTGCTATGCAACAGATGGTTGTGATTGTGCTGACTCTTACCATCGTGATTTGTGGCAAAAGCAATAAACCAAAACTCCAAATTTCTGGAAGAACTGTTTTCAACATGGAACCTTGATCATCGGCGGCCACTCAGGTGAATTGCTAGCCATTCAGACATTTAATCATAGCCAACAACTTCCCCAATCCACTCCCAGTGAATTCATTCTTTCAGAACAATTTCAAGCAAGCTAACAAATAATTAAGCATGGTTACATAAGATGAGACATCTAACAGATTATTAAATGCACATGTAAACAgataaattgaataatttgtCCAATTAGTCCAAAAAGTGACTAGAAACTCTGTTATATTCTTAAATAACACTTTGCCAAAATGTTAATTTGGAATCGGTCAAATGGTCAAAATACAGCCAGAGAAAATTTCGGATTTTCAAGCCAAAATCTTACCACGTAGAGCAACAGGTATGTCGTCTTCCTCTAGATCCCGGCAGACTGCACAAAACGTTAAGGAGAAAATGTACTTCTGTCCAAGGAACCAATCAACTCTTGTGTATAAAATCAATAAAGATgttaatatcattttcattaGATGGTAGCCTGAATTAATATACTAAgaagttattataatttaaacagTAATGtcacattatttattaattttgatataatcaATTTGTATAGACTTTAGACATAAATCGCCAGTCTCCGTGGCAGATTTCACTAAAGAAATTAGACCAAGAACAAGAAGGGGGTAACCGATACCATATGATGCCATATAGTTATTCTTGCCCCTTGGATGAAAAGAAAAGTCAACCGGTGGAAAGGTTGAATAGTAAAGGTCGGAGATGCAAAACAACTACTCCCTCAGAGGTAAGGAAtggaaaatattaaatgatatcTCCCATGGCAAAGGGAAAATCAATAATTTACATTACAATTCTAAACACAACTAATTAAAAGATGAATCCCAAGTCGCAGTCCAAAATCTATCTGGTGTATGCATGTGTGTCATTGAACTCATCCTAGAGAGAAAAGGTGACAGCAAAATGCAAAATAGAAAGTAGTGCCTCAAGTAAAAATTAGTAAAAGCAGGCAATGGATTATCACTTAAGTGTGGGAGACCCATTTCAAACCATTAATCATTAGAAATAGAATATTAGACGCTACGCAGTCTTTTGGTAAAGAATATAGTCGTGATATTCAATGTAAGAACAAAAACATCCTTGTCAATACAACATGTAGCATGATATCATAATGGACACTAGGTTACCTTCCACTTTATGTTAGGTAATGGTTTTGACAGGCTTTTGGAAAAGTGAAATATGATTTCCATTATCAATATTTCCTATCTCACCTTTAATCCATCGACCAATGAAAAAAAGCAGTAATCCTTATCAAAGTTATGATGTAGTCACAGTAGGAAGTGTACCAAATCTTGATTTTTTAACACAGTTATCTGAGTTGGAGATTGAAAACTTTATGCAACTGATGGAAGAAGAGTTTTTATTACAAGAAATTAGAAAGCTTAAAGTGGATATTCATCAAGTGTGTGGGGCTTGATAATGAAGCAAGAGGAATACCAACACTGCACATTTTAGACAACATTGAGGGCTTGAAAAGTTCTTGTGTGAAAAGCCAAGAGGAAAAGCAGTAGGTCCTTCTGCAACATCGATCTGAGAAAAGTTCTTGGGTGAAAAAAAAGTGTCAAAGAAAAAGATCATGGAACAAGAGATTGAGACCATGAGCTAGAAGAATGAAATTTTGCAGAAAGAGAACGTTGAACTTCTAGAGAATATGAGGCAAGTGAGGACTGAAGTGGAAAATGGAGAAAAACGAGACAGTGCACCTAAGTCTAAGTGGCGGCTCCGCATGCAGAATTGATAGATTTGCaaagaacaaataaaagaa
This sequence is a window from Vigna angularis cultivar LongXiaoDou No.4 chromosome 2, ASM1680809v1, whole genome shotgun sequence. Protein-coding genes within it:
- the LOC108328166 gene encoding heavy metal-associated isoprenylated plant protein 36 codes for the protein MAAKPAEEPPHGETLKYQTWVLKVLIHCEGCKKRVKKILQGIDGVYKTEVDSLQHKVTVTGNVDAETLIKRLSRSGRLVELWPEKPAEKKDNKKSGKSSKGGDINKEKENQKNGEPGADAGSNEGSKDGAGVGEDSEKEEHSDECEEGGGGGGGGGGGEGGKKKKKKKKKKNNGENGGSASVPPKNGEISKVDASVASNLGTSMAAKDLVNPPIQHAYPYPHVYYSPPPAPPAYGLSYNTAYPISSASYYVGAPIMPMHAYATPYSRLPPPPPPSDPIKHYGADDDDEDEYGGGGYCSIM